A stretch of the Malus sylvestris chromosome 10, drMalSylv7.2, whole genome shotgun sequence genome encodes the following:
- the LOC126587966 gene encoding nicotinamide/nicotinic acid mononucleotide adenylyltransferase-like — protein MDIPLPVNKLALHLVNHDNKDKKYVVLVATGSFNPPTYMHLRMLELARDALNSEGFCVIGAYISPVNDAYNKKGLISAEHRVQMCHLACKSSEFIMVDPWEARQSSFQRTLTVLSRVKGFLSEAGMIPSESLKCMLVCGSDLLQSFVIPGFWIPEQVRSICGDYGVVSIRRDGQDVDKIISNDEILKENKGNIKVVDELVPNQISSTRVRDCISRGLSIKYLTADEVIDYVRDHRLYLNTNDK, from the exons ATGGACATCCCTCTGCCTGTTAATAAATTAGCTCTGCATTTGGTTAATCACGATAACAA GGACAAGAAGTACGTAGTTCTAGTAGCAACTGGAAGTTTCAATCCTCCTACCTATATGCATTTACGAATGTTGG AGCTGGCAAGAGATGCACTAAATTCAGAAGGCTTTTGTGTAATTGGAGCTTATATTTCGCCTGTTAATGATGCATACAACAAGAAG GGACTTATATCTGCTGAACATCGTGTACAGATGTGTCATCTAGCTTGCAAGAGTTCAGAATTTATAATGGTTGATCCGTGGGAG GCAAGACAAAGTAGCTTCCAGCGCACCTTAACTGTTCTGTCTAGAGTCAAGGGTTTCTTGTCTGAGGCTGGTATGATACCAAGTG AATCCCTCAAGTGCATGCTTGTATGTGGTTCTGATCTACTCCAGTCTTTTGTCATTCCTGGATTTTGGATTCCTGAGCAG GTGAGAAGCATATGTGGAGATTATGGTGTGGTTTCCATTCGCAGGGATGGACAAGATGTTGACAAAATTATCTCAAATGATGaaattttgaaagagaacaaa gGTAACATAAAAGTTGTGGATGAACTTGTACCGAACCAAATAAGTTCAACGAGAGTAAG GGATTGCATTTCAAGAGGATTGTCAATAAAATATCTGACTGCAGATGAAGTAATTGATTACGTTAGAGATCATCGTCTGTACTTGAACACAAATGACAAATGA